TCTTCATGTGCATCCATACTTAGTTCTTCCGCTCATCAGTTTCCCCAATTTGTCTGAAACCGGCATTTGGGAATATGAATGCCTGGAAGGGGAATTGCTAAACCTAGGTTCACATATATTTTTGGATTTGGTTTCTCTTATTGTTACTGTCGTTTGTAGCCAGCCTACTATATGTCATCCTCATGTGACAATTTTTCAACTCTGCAAAGCACCGTTCAATCTTTTCCTCTGTGTTTTATTGCTCTGTACTTTAGCATAATTCTTGCACCATAATTTAGCAAGTGAGAACATCTGCAGCAGTTCAAGAATCTTGCGCATATTTGCTTCTTCCTTTAGCCATGTGTCAAGTTCATATTCTATTCTTATAACTCATCACCACTCTCTCCTAATTCATTCAATTAATGGCTGGGAGATATTGTGACTAATGTTGTTCCAGTTGACTTAAATGCATTATGTTGTTGATTGAAACTAGGAATGGTGTGACTGTTTGAGGATGCATGAGCTACAAGTTTACCCTTATAATCTTATCCTCTTTCACAACAGGCTGACTGGAAAAAAAATATGATGCACTCTCTATTCTGTTTCTTGGTTTTTACAAATTTAAATAGGAAGTGCACTTACGATGTCcaatttgaaatttgtaaaagtAGTACTACTTGTTTCTGATCctgattttcgtgctgaacattttgatatattatacgtttttttctggcatcgtatgcaaaagttatagccgttttacattttccctacactttttgcaaaacatgtccaaatttaattttttaaattttcctaactagtagatgtggtaacataactacatctcgaaggattttaacttttgaagtttttatcctttttttttgctttttacaaaactgaaaaggcgatacactggggggggggggtacgaaccggtactaaaggtctcaaccccattagtaccggttcgtggcacgaaccggtactaaaggttaaacctttagtaccggttcgtgccacgaaccggtactaatgggcatcacaccctttagtaccggttcgtggcaccaaccgggactaaaggtcccatttgaaccgggtgtaatgcctgtacggtgcccttgccgctcgaaccgggactaatgctcacattagtcccggttcgtaatgcaaccggtattaatgctcttttctggctgaaccaaagcccctttttctactagtggtagtTGTAGACCCCTTGATCTCAGTTGAGAGggcccttattgacttagggcgcCTTGCTTTCCGGAGGCCCTTTGGCCCCCCGGAGTCCGCCACCTGGCGTGAGTTACTAGATTGCGTGGCCCTCCACGAGCCTGTGGTGGACGGTGGCCCGGACCAAGTGCGATGGCGGCTCGAGCCTTCGGGCCAATTCTCCACTAAGTCTCTCCACCATGCCATCGCCCCCTCCTCCGCCCCTCCCCCCCTCGCGACGGTTTGTTCCATCCGCTTGCCTCTGAAAATCCGGATCTTCATGTGGCAGTGGATTCGCGGTCGGATACCGTCGGGCGTGGAGGTCCGCAAACGTAATGGCCCGGGCACTGGCCTTTGCCCGCTTTGCGCCACCCCGAAGACTCGAACCACATCTTCTTTTCCTGTGTGTCTGCGCAATTCGTGTGGAGTTGCTTCCGTGAGGTGGTGGGTGGAAATTGGTGCCACACCAACTTCCCCAGCCTGTATTCGGAACTCCAGTCCTCCCCCTTGGCCTCTCGCCACATTAGGTGGCTTGAGATTGGGGTCATCGCTTGGACCCTCTGGACGATCCGTAATAAGCTGGTGATCCAGCGCGCTCCTCTCCGATGGGCTACTGACGCTATCTTCAAACTGTCTGGTTTCTTGCAGCTCtggcggccgcttagccgcccTGATGACCGGGACGCCATCTCTGCCTTCATCGCCGATCTCCGCTCGATGGCCGTCCGTCTGTCTCCACCGCCCCCTTCGCCACCGCTGGAACCCGATTAGATGCTTGTTGGGGCCCCCGGCTCTTCTCTTTTAGTTTTTTTGGGCTTGTTGACCTGTGCCCTCAGCAGAACCTTCATACTTGTGTGTGAGACTTGGGTGCGTGTATTTGAACTAGTCCATGTATGTGTGCTCTGTGGCggtttgctttatttataaagcggggcgaaagtcTTTTTCGGTTAAATCCTACTCTCGTGGCACCATGACCATGTGACACGTGATCAGCCGGTATCTTTCAAGAAACGACCCTCCTGCCTTATCATTACTGCCACTATCATAGTAAATCGGGATTCTGGGTCGTGTTCCCGTTGTGGAGTTGCTTTCTTGCACAGGATCATGTTGATCGATCGATGGCGACGCTAGTTCATATATCATATGTATTAGTCCGTCACTAGTCTTTTTTGAGACGCTCCTGTGTAATTCGATTTGGACATATTTTTCTGATAAAGTATGTTTTTATTGACTCATAATGTAGCATCGCGGGATACGATAGCAAAGAGCTAAGTCATATAAGACCGAAGCTCTGCCAAGGTAATGAGGAAAAAAAACTGAAGCGATAAAAACAACGATCTGAGTTAGGTTGGTGGGAATAATCTGAGTGACTCGTTGTCGAAATAACATTCGTTCTGAAGGTCAGGACATACATGGTTATTCCCATGGATATTCGGTGTTTAGTATTTTGACATAATCCTTTAGGAAATTTTCCTACTGACCCCATTGAACTTCATTTCATATGAAAACTGTAATATCTGTTACATTTTCCCTTTCTGTtacaaactactccctccgtaaactaatactATAATATCTGTTAGATCACCTCTGTCTTAAAATATAAGATGTCTAAAACTATGGCCTAAAAAACGTCCTATACTTTGAGATGGAGGTAGTATATTTTATAGAAATCTCCAAATCGTCGTGTTTTTGTAATATACAGAAGGGGTTTATTTAACCTGTCACGGATTTAGAAAATCATTTGGCTGACATGTGATTAGTCTCCTGCACACCTGATCCCTGAAACAGAGATGAAATTACTCATTAATCAGCAAGCATGAATGAGCGCGTGTGCATGTGCGTGCGCTACTGTTGAGATGCACTTACGCTGGACTTCTTGCTATAGTGGATGGCGTCATGGACGTCCGTGTCGGCGGCCCTGCCGTGGTACGCGATGCTCGACGTGGCCCCGCGCGCCGGGCTCGCCGCCAACGTGAACCTGCTGCTGTGCCTCCGCGCGATCGCCCTGACCTTCCGGTACAGTGGCATCACGAACCGCAGCACCTTCCAGGGCGCCGACGACCCCGCGCGGCGCCTCCCGGCACACAACGTCGACCGCGACCTGGAGTGCTTGCTCGTCGCGCTGGTGCACGCACTCAGCGAGACTAGCGTGCTCCGCGCCGAGTGGGAGACCGGCGACGACAAGGCTGACAACCACAGCGCGCTCGGGGCGTCCGCACTGTGATGCCGACTGGTGATCACCGACTCGTCGCCGGCTTCTTgcgcgccggagccgccgccgcctccgggCTCGCAGTcgcaggggaggaggcggctCGCGCTGATCTGCAGCATCGGGGACGGTGCGGCATCGTCTACTACCGGCAGGTCGAAGTCGAAGTCGCTCGCCGCCGTGGCTAAGTCTAAGTCGATGGAGAAGAGATCGTCGTGGGGGTACAAGTCGATGAAGGAGGACGACGTTGAGATTCGGAAGGAATGACCGACGCTGTGGACGAGGCGGTCCAAGGACGGCGGCGAGTGCCGTGCGCTGTCGTCGAGCCACCCGAAGAAGAAGCACTCGTACTCGACGAGGTGCCGCAACGACGTGCTGCCCTCCATGCGCTCAGGCTCAGCGTTGGAGCTTGACGGGTGTGGTGGTGCATGATGCATCGGGCTGAGCACGGGCATGACACGCATATATGGGCAGGTGAGTCGTGTCGTCTGGTGCAAATCCGCTTTTTTTGTTTTTGGAATCTACTACAGCGCGACGCCATGATCATGCATGCTCGTGGCCGCTAGCCAAATCGAGCGGTGCACACCACCTCGCGCCAGAAGCATACATGGGGAACGTTCGGTCAATACATGGGGTCCGTCGCGGTGCACACCACTGCATGATCGTTCGTTTTTCTTCTCTGCTTCTTCATTAGCTCCTTTTTTTCCATTGTTTAATCACATTGAAATAATTCTAGATACATATATTCGAAATTTTAATTTACTAATAAATTTTAAAAGTGTTCCAAATATATAGTATTAGAACAATGTTAACGCAGCATAAAATTTTTGTCCGCAAGTCTTTTAGAAAATGTTGATAGCATTAAAACAATGTTCACTACATTTAAAAAGTAGTCATgtgtttcaaaaaaaaatgttCGTGCAAACTTAAAAACAAGTTAAAGAAACTACCACGTAAATCAAAACTATATTTCACACCACTCAAACATATATGTGCCATTTGAAACAAAACTTCACACTTTTTTAAAAAAAGTTTGCAACAATTTCAAAATAtataaaaatttcaaaaaatatcaCATAGATTAAATAATTAGATTCatatcatttaaaaaatgttcaatgtgtgtTTGAAAAATTGTGTACAtgtatttttgaaaaaaatcatcatgtatttataaaatgttcaatgtgtataacAAAAATCTTCAAGGTGTGCAAAAATGGAAAACAAATGTATTGAAAAAAGTAGACATGTATTAGAAAAAGGAAAACCAAAAAACCAAAAAATCCTGAAGGAAACTAGTACAGAAATctaaaaatgaaaagaaaaactAATAAACACCGGCACATAGAACATTCAAAAAAACACCAGTTTAAGTAGCCGCGCCCTGCAGGCACCAGTTTGCGAGCGGGCGCATAAGCGCCACATAGGATTCGCCAAGATATAGCTCTTGCGTGGTAGGGAGGTACTATTCATCGCTCTTATTGATCCTTAGAGATGGATAGTGGCCGAACGCATGGATGGCCCAGTTCAAGTAGCCCTCCGCTTTTGGATAAAAAACTGGCAGCTAGTCAGACTTACAAACTGGTTACCCATTTTTCAAAGTAGACATGTATTACAATTGTTCACAAATTaaaagagaaaaatgaaaataaacgCATACAATTAAAAAACTAAAAGGAAAGTGAAActagaaaataaataaaatcaacaAAAACCCATCAAAACTGGTAAGAATTCAACAGAGAAAGAGAAACAATCACAAAAGACCATAAACAAAAATCGATGGGAACCAGCTATGGCTtacaagacgcttgataagttttttcaatgagtacataccttgacaagtttttgaagtggttcaaaatggaaacagtcaaagaaagagtttttgcctgtgttgcaagatgtgaagttgagtaagactcaaagcccgaccacggcagaagatagaaagagaataaaagtcattccctatgcctcagccataggttctataaatgatgccatgctgtgtaccagacctattgtataccctgccctgagtttggtaagggagtacaattttgatctaggagtagatcattggacatcggtcaaaaatatccttagaggactaaggaaatatttctcggttatggaggtgataaagagttcgtcgtaaagagttacgtcgatgcaatctttgacaccgatctggatgactctaagtcacaatccggatacatattgaaagtgagagcaattagctaaagtagctccgtgcagagcattgtagacatagaaatttacaaaatacatacggatctgaatttggcagacccgttgactaaacttcccTCACTAGCagaacatgatcacaccttagtactgtttgggtgttaatcacatggcgatgtgaactagattactgactctagtatttgagtgttggtcacatggcgatgtgaactacgGGTGTTAATCatatggtgatgtgaactattggcgttaaatcacatggcgatgtgaactagattattaactctagtgcaagtgggagactgaaggaaatatgtcctagaggcaataataaagtcattatttatttccttatttcatgataaatgtttattattcatgctagaattgtattaaccgaaaacttgatacatgtgtgaatacatagacaaaacagagtgtccctagtatgcctctacttgactagctcgttaatcaaatatggttaagtttcctagccatagacatgtgttgtcatttgatgaacgggatcacatcattagagaatgatgtgatggacaagacacattcgttagcttagcataatgatcgtttagttttattgctattgctttcttcatgacttatacatgttcctctgactatgagattatgcaactcccgaataccataggaacaccttgtgtgctatcaaacgtcacagcgtaactgggtgattataaatatgctctacaggtgtctccgaagttgtttgttgagttggcatagatcgagattaggatttgtcactccgtgtatcggagaggtatctccgggccctctcggtaatgcacattactataagccttgcaaccattgtgactaatgagttagttgcgggatgatgcattacggaacgagtaaagagacttgcaggtaacgagattgaactaggtatgaggataccgacgatcgaatctcgtgcaagtaacataccaatgacaaagggaacaatgtatgttgttatgcagtttgaccgataaagatctttgtagaatatgtaggaaccaatatgagcatccaggttccgctattggttattgactggagaggtgtctcggtcatgtctacatagttctcgaacccgtagggtccgcacgcctaacgttcgatgacgattgtattatgagtttatgtgttttgatgtaccgaaggtagttcggagtcctggatgtgatcacggacatgaggaggagtctcgaaatggtcgagacataaagatcgatatattggaaggctatgtttggacaccggaatggttccagatgagttcgggcattttccggagtaccgggaggttaccggaacccccgggggcttaatgggctttagtggaagagagaggagaaggccaagaggaggggcgccccccccccccccccaagcccaatccgaattgggaggggggccggcccccctttccttctctccctcttccccttcctccccctcctagttggactaggaaaggggggaacctactcctagttggagtaggattCCCTCCTTGGGGGCGCACCCcttgaggccggccggccccctcctccactcctttatatacgggggagggggccaccccatagacacataagttgattgtttagccatgtgcggtgccccccacTGCAAGGATCCGGGTCTATTGCAACGAAATCATTCGTCGCAATACATGCCGATTTGTGGCAATAAGTACATATTGCCACGAAACAACATTCGTTGGCAGCCGTTGCGACTGGACACATGGTAATAGGTTATTGCCATAAAAAAGCAACCGTGGCAATAAAGTGTGCTATTGCAACAACCATGTGGGAAATTGCCACATGTTTTCCCGTGGCAACACTCACCTAATGCCACAATTTTCTTAATGGAGATAGCTTTAATGCAACATGTAAAGAATCATGGCTATTGATAGCTCGTGGCGATAGACATTTGTGGCAACAACCTATGCCAACGATGCTCATTTCGTGACGCATACTCTTCCGTGGCAATAGTCAATTGTGGCAATAAACTATGACAACAATCATTGTTTTCGTGGCATTAGGCATTTTGCCACGAACCGCTACACCTGTGGCATTAACTTATGGCAACAAATATTACAATCATCGTAACAGGAAATTGCAACATACTAGTTTTGGTGGTGATAAAAAGGTATCACAACGGGTGAAATGTTTGCAACGAAAAACTATTGTGACAATTTGAACTTTTCGTGGTGCTAACATGTGGCAACCGAAAGTGGGTTGTGGCAATAGCCTACTAGATCATGATGAACACGTGTTGCTGTGCCTGTCCATTTTCACAATAAAATGGTAGGTGATTCCAGAATTATATGGCACTATGAAATGTAAGTTACATAAGAAAATTTGGAAGCTACAACATGTAAAGGGGATATAAGTATTCATTCGTAATAGAATGGTCCGAGATAAACTGAGAAAATGCAATTTATAACAACATGGCCAAGGAAAAATATTGTACATCAACGTAACTACGTTAGCCATTCTCTATGGGCAGCATAGCATCGCTAGAAATCAAAGCACAGATAGGCGAGGAAGCTTGTCAAATGTAAAGCGTCATGATGTGACAGTAGAGAATCCTAACGGTTTTGCCTTCAGTATTCAGCAATGTAATTTGCTTTGATATTCAATAAAATGCGTCACAAGTTATTTCCATATGAAAAAATAGGTTCAAGACTTGTGGTGAAAAAATAAGGCAAGTTGTCCAATGCGTTTTCTTCTCCTGATTCTGATTTTGGTTGTTTGATGGTTCTAATTTCTACTCCTTCCCGGTGCCTTATCTAATCACATGTTCCTCGATTTTCTAGTTTGCTTTGGGAATCCATGTCCGTCCATGTTTCTTGATTCTCTCATCTCCTTGATTTTGATTATAATGCTTTGGGAATCCATGTCCGTCTATGTCAAAACTGGATAATCAGCTGCTACAGCATTTGCAAGGCCTCTGGCAGCGCTTCACCAATAACATAAGGTGTGTTTGTGCCCATCCATCATGTAGAAAGAACAACATAAATATTTGATTAAAAACTGAAGTGTGAAAACATTAGATAAGGTTCGGAAACTGGGAATTAGTACTGTACATATCTTCATGAGAAGAGAAGATGCAGCAACAACGGACATACCAAAGTGGTACTTTGAACCATATGTCAATTCGGTAAAGATGTAGAAACAATAGACAAACCAAAC
This genomic window from Aegilops tauschii subsp. strangulata cultivar AL8/78 chromosome 4, Aet v6.0, whole genome shotgun sequence contains:
- the LOC123493563 gene encoding uncharacterized protein gives rise to the protein MRVMPVLSPMHHAPPHPSSSNAEPERMEGSTSLRHLVEYECFFFGWLDDSARHSPPSLDRLVHSVGHSFRISTSSSFIDLYPHDDLFSIDLDLATAASDFDFDLPVVDDAAPSPMLQISASRLLPCDCEPGGGGGSGAQEAGDESVITSRHHSADAPSALWLSALSSPVSHSARSTLVSLSACTSATSKHSRSRSTLCAGRRRAGSSAPWKVLRFVMPLYRKVRAIARRHSSRFTLAASPARGATSSIAYHGRAADTDVHDAIHYSKKSSGSGVQETNHMSAK